One window of Klebsiella quasivariicola genomic DNA carries:
- the budA gene encoding acetolactate decarboxylase, producing the protein MNHSAECTCEESLCETLRAFSAQHPESVLYQTSLMSALLSGVYEGSTTIADLLKHGDFGLGTFNELDGEMIAFSSQVYQLRADGSARKAQPEQKTPFAVMTWFQPQYRKTFNHPVSRQQLHEVIDQQIPSDNLFCALRIDGHFRHAHTRTVPRQTPPYRAMTDVLDDQPVFRFTQREGVLVGFRTPQHMQGINVAGYHEHFITDDRKGGGHLLDYQLDHGVLTFGEIHKLMIDLPADSAFLQANLHPDNLDASIRSVES; encoded by the coding sequence ATGAATCATTCTGCTGAATGCACCTGCGAAGAAAGTCTGTGCGAAACCCTGCGGGCGTTTTCCGCGCAGCATCCCGAGAGCGTGCTCTATCAGACATCGCTCATGAGCGCCCTGCTGAGCGGGGTTTACGAAGGCAGCACCACCATCGCGGACCTGCTGAAGCACGGCGATTTCGGCCTCGGGACCTTTAATGAGCTGGACGGGGAGATGATCGCCTTCAGCAGTCAGGTCTATCAGTTGCGCGCCGACGGTAGCGCGCGTAAAGCCCAGCCGGAGCAGAAAACGCCGTTCGCGGTGATGACCTGGTTTCAGCCGCAGTACCGGAAAACCTTCAACCATCCGGTGAGCCGCCAGCAGCTGCACGAGGTTATCGACCAGCAAATCCCCTCTGACAACCTGTTCTGCGCCCTGCGCATCGACGGCCATTTCCGCCATGCCCATACCCGCACCGTGCCGCGCCAGACGCCGCCGTACCGGGCGATGACCGACGTCCTCGACGATCAGCCGGTGTTCCGCTTTACCCAGCGCGAAGGGGTGCTGGTCGGCTTCCGTACCCCGCAGCATATGCAGGGGATCAACGTCGCCGGGTATCACGAGCACTTTATTACCGATGACCGCAAAGGCGGCGGTCACCTGCTGGATTACCAGCTCGATCACGGGGTGCTGACCTTCGGCGAAATACACAAGCTGATGATCGACCTGCCCGCCGACAGCGCGTTCCTGCAGGCCAATCTGCATCCCGATAATCTCGATGCCTCCATCCGTTCCGTAGAAAGTTAA
- a CDS encoding 3-hydroxybutyrate dehydrogenase codes for MNLNGKTALVTGSTSGIGLGIAKVLAQAGAQVILNGFGDSSHARAEVAAQGKIPGYHDADLRDVGQIEAMMHYAESTCGGVDIVINNAGIQHVAPVEQFPVDKWNDILAINLSSVFHTTRLALPGMRQRNWGRIINIASVHGLVASKEKSAYVAAKHAVVGLTKTVALETARSGITCNAICPGWVLTPLVQQQIDKRIAEGLDPEQASAQLLAEKQPSGEFVTPQQLGEMALFLCSDAAAQVRGAAWNMDGGWVAQ; via the coding sequence ATGAATTTAAACGGTAAAACGGCGCTGGTCACCGGCTCCACCAGCGGCATCGGTTTAGGGATCGCCAAAGTGCTGGCGCAGGCGGGCGCGCAGGTGATCCTCAATGGCTTCGGCGACAGCAGCCACGCGCGGGCTGAAGTCGCCGCGCAGGGCAAGATCCCCGGCTATCACGACGCCGACCTGCGCGACGTCGGGCAGATCGAGGCGATGATGCACTATGCCGAAAGCACCTGCGGCGGCGTCGATATCGTGATCAATAACGCCGGCATCCAGCACGTCGCCCCGGTGGAGCAGTTCCCGGTGGACAAATGGAACGATATTCTCGCCATTAACCTCTCCAGCGTCTTCCACACCACTCGCCTGGCGCTGCCGGGCATGCGCCAGCGCAACTGGGGACGCATCATTAACATTGCCTCAGTGCATGGCCTGGTGGCGTCGAAAGAGAAATCGGCCTACGTCGCCGCCAAGCACGCGGTGGTCGGCCTGACCAAAACCGTGGCCCTGGAAACCGCGCGCAGCGGCATCACCTGCAACGCCATCTGCCCTGGCTGGGTGCTGACCCCGCTGGTGCAGCAGCAGATCGATAAGCGCATCGCCGAGGGGCTCGACCCGGAGCAGGCCAGCGCCCAGCTGCTGGCGGAAAAACAGCCCTCCGGGGAGTTTGTCACCCCGCAGCAGCTGGGCGAAATGGCGCTGTTTCTGTGCAGCGACGCCGCCGCCCAGGTGCGCGGCGCCGCGTGGAACATGGATGGCGGCTGGGTGGCGCAGTAA
- the alsS gene encoding acetolactate synthase AlsS yields the protein MDKQYPVRQWAHGADLVVSQLEAQGVRQVFGIPGAKIDKVFDSLLDSSIRIIPVRHEANAAFMAAAVGRITGKAGVALVTSGPGCSNLITGMATANSEGDPVVALGGAVKRADKAKQVHQSMDTVAMFSPVTKYAVEVTAPDALAEVVSNAFRAAEQGRPGSAFVSLPQDVVDGPVSGKVLPASGAPQMGAAPDDAIDQVAKLIAQAKNPIFLLGLMASQPENSAALRRLLEASHIPVTSTYQAAGAVNQDNFSRFAGRVGLFNNQAGDRLLQLADLVICIGYSPVEYEPAMWNSGNATLVHIDVLPAYEERNYTPDVELVGDIAGTLNKLAQNIDHRLVLSPQAAEILRDRQHQRELLDHRGAQLNQFALHPLRIVRAMQDIVNSDVTLTVDMGSFHIWIARYLYSFRARQVMISNGQQTMGVALPWAIGAWLVNPERKVVSVSGDGGFLQSSMELETAVRLNANVLHLIWVDNGYNMVAIQEEKKYQRLSGVAFGPMDFKAYAESFGAKGFAVESAEALEPTLHAAMDVDGPAVVAIPVDYRDNPLLMGQLHLSQIL from the coding sequence ATGGACAAACAGTATCCGGTACGCCAGTGGGCGCACGGCGCCGATCTCGTCGTCAGCCAGCTGGAAGCTCAGGGCGTACGGCAGGTGTTCGGCATCCCCGGCGCCAAAATCGACAAGGTGTTTGACTCACTACTGGATTCCTCGATTCGCATTATTCCGGTACGCCACGAAGCCAACGCCGCGTTTATGGCCGCCGCGGTCGGACGCATTACCGGCAAAGCGGGCGTAGCGCTGGTCACCTCCGGTCCCGGCTGTTCCAACCTGATCACCGGCATGGCCACCGCCAACAGCGAAGGCGACCCGGTGGTGGCCCTGGGCGGCGCGGTAAAACGCGCCGATAAAGCCAAACAGGTGCATCAGAGTATGGACACGGTGGCGATGTTCAGCCCGGTCACCAAATACGCCGTCGAGGTGACGGCGCCGGATGCGCTGGCCGAGGTGGTCTCCAACGCCTTCCGCGCCGCCGAACAGGGCCGGCCGGGGAGCGCCTTCGTCAGTCTGCCGCAGGATGTGGTCGATGGCCCGGTCAGCGGCAAAGTGCTGCCGGCCAGCGGGGCTCCGCAGATGGGCGCCGCGCCGGATGACGCCATCGACCAGGTGGCGAAACTTATCGCCCAGGCGAAGAACCCGATCTTCCTGCTCGGCCTGATGGCCAGCCAGCCGGAAAACAGCGCGGCGCTGCGCCGTTTGCTGGAGGCCAGCCATATTCCGGTCACCAGCACCTATCAGGCCGCCGGGGCGGTGAATCAGGATAACTTTTCTCGCTTCGCCGGCCGGGTCGGGCTGTTTAACAACCAGGCCGGGGACCGTCTGCTGCAGCTCGCCGACCTGGTGATCTGCATTGGCTACAGCCCGGTGGAATATGAACCGGCGATGTGGAACAGCGGCAACGCAACGCTGGTGCATATCGACGTGCTGCCCGCCTATGAAGAGCGCAACTACACCCCGGATGTCGAGCTTGTGGGCGATATCGCCGGCACGCTTAACAAACTGGCGCAAAATATCGATCACCGGCTGGTGCTCTCCCCGCAGGCGGCGGAGATCCTCCGCGACCGCCAGCACCAGCGCGAGCTGCTGGACCATCGCGGCGCGCAGCTGAACCAGTTTGCCCTGCATCCGCTGCGCATCGTTCGCGCCATGCAGGATATCGTCAACAGCGACGTCACGCTGACCGTGGACATGGGCAGCTTCCATATCTGGATCGCCCGCTACCTGTACAGCTTCCGCGCCCGTCAGGTGATGATCTCCAACGGCCAGCAGACCATGGGCGTCGCCCTGCCCTGGGCCATCGGCGCCTGGCTGGTTAATCCTGAGCGCAAAGTGGTCTCCGTCTCCGGCGACGGCGGCTTCCTGCAGTCGAGCATGGAGCTGGAGACCGCTGTCCGCCTGAACGCCAACGTGCTGCACCTCATCTGGGTCGATAATGGCTACAACATGGTGGCCATTCAGGAAGAGAAAAAATATCAGCGCCTGTCCGGCGTCGCGTTCGGGCCGATGGATTTTAAAGCCTATGCCGAATCCTTCGGTGCCAAAGGGTTTGCCGTGGAAAGCGCCGAAGCGCTGGAGCCAACCCTGCATGCGGCGATGGACGTCGACGGCCCGGCGGTAGTGGCCATCCCGGTGGATTATCGCGATAACCCGCTGCTGATGGGCCAGCTGCATCTGAGTCAGATTCTGTAA
- a CDS encoding LysR family transcriptional regulator: protein MELRYLRYFVAVARTRHFTQAAKELGISQPPLSQQIQRLEREVGTPLFRRLTRGVELTEAGESFYEDARQILAMSDAALEKAKGIARGMNGSLSLGITSSDAFHPQIFTLLHRFQLDHPGVTLHQMEGNMANLMTALSEAELDIAFVRLPCESSKAFNLRIIDEEPMVIALPRDNPLATQPTLTLEQLRDEAPILFPREVAPGLYELVYNSCLRAGIDMERTWQSSQISSSLSMVNAGFGFALVPQSMTCIQQPNVSYHPLSGAPLKTDIAIAWRRFERSRTVKRFLAMF, encoded by the coding sequence ATGGAACTTCGCTATCTTCGTTATTTTGTCGCCGTCGCCAGGACGCGGCACTTCACCCAGGCCGCCAAGGAACTGGGTATTTCACAACCTCCATTAAGTCAGCAAATTCAGCGGCTTGAGCGCGAGGTGGGGACCCCGCTGTTTCGGCGTTTAACCCGCGGGGTGGAGCTGACGGAAGCGGGTGAGTCGTTCTATGAGGATGCCCGTCAGATCCTCGCCATGAGCGATGCGGCGCTGGAGAAGGCCAAGGGCATTGCGCGTGGGATGAACGGCAGCCTGTCGCTAGGCATTACCAGCTCTGATGCTTTCCATCCGCAAATCTTCACCCTGCTGCACCGTTTTCAGCTCGATCACCCCGGGGTGACCCTCCATCAGATGGAGGGCAACATGGCCAATCTGATGACCGCCCTGAGCGAGGCCGAGCTGGATATCGCCTTCGTCCGTCTGCCGTGCGAGAGCAGTAAAGCGTTTAATCTGCGGATCATTGATGAGGAGCCAATGGTCATTGCGCTGCCGCGCGATAACCCGCTGGCGACGCAGCCGACCCTGACTCTGGAGCAACTGCGCGACGAGGCGCCGATCCTCTTCCCGCGGGAAGTGGCCCCGGGGCTGTATGAGCTGGTGTACAACAGCTGCCTGCGCGCCGGGATCGATATGGAGCGCACCTGGCAGTCGTCGCAGATTTCGTCGTCGCTGAGCATGGTCAATGCCGGCTTCGGCTTCGCGCTGGTCCCGCAGTCGATGACCTGCATTCAGCAGCCGAACGTCAGCTATCACCCGCTCAGCGGGGCGCCGCTGAAGACCGATATCGCCATCGCCTGGCGGCGCTTCGAGCGCTCGCGAACGGTGAAACGCTTTCTGGCGATGTTCTGA